The DNA segment GGTCTTCTACCACTTTCAGCGTCACGGGCTGGCCCAGGTCGCGCAGTCGCCGCGCGAACATGACCGAGTCATCCAGCATGGGGTCCAGAGCGCACGCCTAGAGAGAGTGGGGGtcagggtaggagggagggaaaagcacGTGGACACAGATGTGAGGTTGACCGAGGGGGGGGGTAaggggagttggggagggagTGGGCAGAAAGAACAAGGTGGAGGCGATGGTTAACTTAATCCTCGACCTTTACCCAGTCCCGCCCATCTTTTCCACCTGCTCAAGCCTCCTGCCCAACACATCTGCAAATGACAAGACTCCCTGGCCTGGCTGGCTACGTGGTACTTGGCTAGCTCTTTTCCCCAGGTCGCCCAAGTCCCATCCCACTGCCCTCCAGCGGCACCCTGCCCGGTCTTGTTCTCACCACAAGGTGCACAGGCGGCAGGGTCTTCAGCATGCTGTCAGGGGCCAGCAGAGGAGACATGAAGGGGTTCTTGACTATGGGTGCCGAGTAGAGGGGCATGTGGAGGACACCTTGGCTTGAGCGCCGGGGGTGAAACCCCTCAGGGAAGGCAGCGCGCACACGGGGGACTCCATCCATGGGTCTCACTTCATCTTTGGCTTCAGCCTCTTCCTGGGAATTCCCAGGCCGCAGAAAAAAGTTGACATCGGAGGGTGTGGAGGGGCCAAGTGTCTCCATTGACTGTGACATCTCGGGGCTGTCTGAAGGCTCTGAGTTGCTCAAGTCCTTTATTGTCAGCTTCTTCAAGGTATCTGTGCCCAGTAAGCCCTCAGGCTGGGCCAGGGCTGCCTCAGACACACTCCTTCGCATAGACTCCGCTGGGCGAACAGACTCTATAGGAAAGGCAAAGACAGAGGCTGCCTGAGGCCAGAAGATAAGCCTGGCTGTGAGTAGGGAGTGTGGATGCCAGACAAGGGAAGTCCAGGACCAACCACCCCCTCCAGAATGGGACATTTCTGTGTCCAGGGCTACAATCCTAAGGCTGGTAGGTGGGGCAGTGTTATAGGGCAGGGTGTACATGGATTAAGACTGGGAAGTGCAAATCAATTGACTTCTGAAAGCTTCCATTTTTTCCTCTGTATAAATGTTATATAGTACTTAGCTTATAAGTTACAAGAATATAAGAACCCAGGATTACCAGCCTTTCCTCCAGAGGAATCAAGTTGTATCTGTATTAAATTTTTGTGTCTGTGGTGCACAGCCCTCGCACACGCTAGTTCCTAGCCTCTTGCCCCTCCCTCACTGGTGGTCTCCGGGCAGTGTTCTACTGCAGGGCTACATCCCCAGGCCGGTAGCAAGGCTTGACTGTTGTCAGGCAGCACTCAGCCAACGCTGGGCTCCACACAGGAGGAAGCTCAGCCAGCCTCTTATGACCGCTTGACCGAAAGGTATGAATGAACTCATACAACAGAAAGGAGCTTCTGTTTACAGGCAGCTAACGAGTCTCCAGGGTATGCTACTTTCATGGACCTGCTCTCCAAAGTGGCCTTATCTCGTTCCACTGAGTAACCAGGCAAGCAAGTGCCGGGATGATGTGCATGTCTGTTAATTTAATTGGATCCCTACTGCTTGCCATTTTAGGGATTatactgttttatttctgttgcccAAAttggaatcctcctgcttcaggtgTGTGGCACTACACATACTCCTCACTACAACTTGCCTTTATCAATCTATGAGGGCAAAGTGCAGACCAATATAAGAATAATCACTTAGGTGCTACAAGACCCAGAGTCACTGGAACAGAACTGCAGACAGACATGAGATTCTAGTATCTTCTAAGAGCAGCTGAGTGCCAGGGACTGTGTTGGCATTTGATACAAATGGGTATAGTAGTCCTCACTATGACCCAGCAAGGTAGATACACTTGTCCCCACTTTACAGAGGAACAAACTAAGGGTTATAGATGCTAATATTTGTCTGCTAACTCATTGAGGCACTGACTGACTGAGAAGCTGGGCTGGAGTGTGTGCCTCTAGGGTCATCTTTCCTATACGGACCCCTACCCCCAGGGCTCAGGGGTCCCTTGCCTCAGATTCAATTTCCTTTTAActtgtgttcatgtgtctgtccACCTGAagattctaaaataaaacaaaggtgaGCTGATtgtctttctgtatgtatgtgtgagcctGTGGCCAGAGATCACCACGAGGCATTATTCTTTGCGCCACTGTccaccttctttttttctttcactttttttttttttttttttttggtttttcgagacagggtttttNNNNNNNNNNNNNNNNNNNNNNNNNNNNNNNNNNNNNNNNNNNNNNNNNNNNNNNNNNNNNNNNNNNNNNNNNNNNNNNNNNNNNNNNNNtggctgtcctggaactcactctgtagaccaggttggcctcgaactcagaaatccgcctgcctctgcctcccgagtgctgggattaaaggcgtgtgccaccatgcccggcttttctttcacttttattaattctttagtATGTGGGTGTGCACATCTGGTGGGTGGAGGACAATTTGAAGGAAGGAGTAGGTTCTTGCCTTCCGCCATGTgaatcccagggactgaacccagggcagGCCTGGCGGCAGGcacggagccatctttccagccccgtTAGCTTTTGAGTGTTGTCTTTCAGTGACCTCAGAGCTCACTGCTTTTGCCGAGGCTGGCGCTCCAGTCAGTCCCAGggactcccctgcctctgcccacccagagctgaGATTATGGTGTGCACCACGACACTTGacttttatttgggttttgggaTCCAAACAGGTTCTCATACTTACACAGCAAGCTCTTTGTTTCCTAAGCCATCCCTCCCCAGGCCCCTGAAGGAATGGTTTTATTGCTGTTGAGACAATGTTTCCCAGTGTGGCTTTGACCTACCTTGAACAGGAATTTGCttcatagatcaggctggccctgaactctcagagctctttcttctgcttcctggtagTGAGGGCCCTGAGACCTGAgaggctctctctcttttttttttttcccttgaggcAATTCCTGGAATTGTGACATTGCTTGGGGAAGCAGCAGAATTTCTAGGATGTGGTCTGCTGTGGAAAACTAAGGGCTTGTTGTAGGACCAAGGACAGAAGCAGCCAGGACAGGTATCTCGGTGGCTCCATGTGTCCTGGGGCTTATGCTATGTCAAGGTGTCTGTCTGTGCTGTCTTGGCTAGGTACCTTGGAGCAAACTCTAACTCACCCGCTGTGGGCGATGTGGTCTTTTGGGGCTTGTGTCCACTTAGTTCCAGGAAGGAGTTGAGCCATGAGGAGGCACCCAGTCGGAGGTCTCTGAGGAACAGGGAGGTGTCTCTCTGCACCAGCCCCATCACACCTAGCGCCTTCTGGTCTGAGTCAACATGgtcctctgcctctgttcctgcaGAATGCATGTGGGAGGCCGAGTTGGTCTCTCTTTTTAGGCCCAGTTCTAACCCACAGACTTGGAGTATCTGAGGCACGCAGGCATACCGCTGCCATACTCTGAGGGCCTGGGCCTTACCTGAATAGGCACTGACACACTTGGAGAGTACGCTCAGAGGTAGAAGAGGGTCCATGAGACTCAGCAGAcgagagggagaagcagaggactgcagggtggTAACTGGGTAGGCTGCCATGATGCCATCTGGCACCCTCACTCCATAGGCTGCTGCCCGAAGGGACACAGTGATGCAGAGGTTCCCACCTGCACTGTCCCCCGCAAGGCATATCCGCTCTCCGGTTGAACCTAGTTGTGGGGGGAAGAGCCCAGTCATATCCTGGCATGAGCAGGCAATTCCTAAGATCAAGCCATTTTAGTTAATGGCAAGAGGCCTGGTTTGGACCTTTGTGGTAGatagtggtcagaggacagagacAAAGTGCTGGGGACCTGGGGAGCCTGGCAGGCAGCAGCAAGAGCAGGTGGTGGGAAAGAGGAGCTCAGGGCAGTTTTCCCAAGATAGGGGCATCAGATGTTGGGAAACCAAAGGTCAGAGTTAAGGCTGGGAATGGTCACGTTCTGCTCTGTGCCTTGATGTCCTCCTGAGATGTTGGCATTCCAAGAGGGAGGTGTGAGGACCTGGCAAATAGGTGGGCATGTGAGTCAGCAGACTGGCAGTGCAGGAGAGCAGAAGGTGGGcagctggggaaggggaagagaggggctgGGATaagagagcaggaggcagagatgaggtgGCCAAGATACAAGATGAGCAGCATTGGGGCTAGCCCTCAGTAGGGTCgcagaggcagcagaagggaGGTGGGCTGGGGTGAGTGGCAGGAAGAGTCAAGGCTGAGGCCCTAGGGACAGAACAGGGGTTGAAGAAGGATGGCTAGGGCAAGGGAGGGGGTTAGAATCTGTGAACACAGGGACCTGGGTCTCACCAAGCAGGTCACAGTGTTTGACAGCCCAGCAGTAGGCAAAAAAACACTCCTCCAGCGCTCGGGGGAAGGGAGCCTCAGGGGCCAGGGAGTAGTCGATGGAGAAGATGGGGACTCCTAGCTCCTGGGCCCAGTTCTTGAGGTAGGGCTCATGGGATTTGGAGGTCTGTGCCACGAAGCCGCCTCCGTGAATGTGAACAACCAGGGCCCGTGAACGGGGTGCTTGGTGAGGCCGTGGGCGCAGCTCCAGGCGTGGGCCCTCAGGTTTTGCCAGGCTGTTGAGCACCTTGCTGTCCTGGTGGTGAGGAGGGATGGTGATCTGTCAGGGTTTTCTTCCTCCCACAGGGTAAGCTCAGGGCTTCAGGGTGCTGGGGTGGGGCTGCTACTGTTTGGGGCTAGCGGCTTACCTGTCCTTCCCGCAGGTCATAGGAGATGAGCCTGGCTAGCACAGGACCCGGTCCCGTGTGTGCCAAGGGAGGCGAGATGGTAACCGTGAGCCTGGGATCAGAGGTGAATGGCATCTCAAAGGCCTCAGGTGGCAAGCTGAGCAGGCGGCTTACCCTCACAGTGGTTGATGCCATGTTGGCCAGAGactggggagagaaaagaaaggacgCTGGGGTAGGGTGGAGGAACACGCCACAAACCacattcttcctcctcccagccctCGGGCTTGGGGCGCTGTAGCGAGCAGTTGTAGCTTCGCTGGCTGTCTGGGAGTCTGCTGGGCTTTCTCCTCGCTGAGCTCACCGATAGCACCTCGATCTCAGTGATGTTCCAGAAGGCTTTCCAGAAGTGGACATCCAGGTTCTGTATGATACGTTCAAATTCAGCCCCGCGCAACTCTGGGTCTATGGCGAATCGGCCACCGGTAAAGAGGGAACTGGCAGTCACACCTGGGGGTCAGGGTAGGAGTGTCAAGGAGCCTTGGTAACAGCCAGATTGCTCAGCTGGGTTGGGAAAGGGGGGACAGGAGAGGGTGTAGGCAGGGTCCAGCTGCCACTCACTGAGGCCCGTCTCGTTGCGTTTGTAGTGTTCCCCGAAGGACACCAGCCCGATGGAGAGAGTCTGCAGGAACGGCCGGATGGCAGGTGTGAACTGTGAAGGAATGCCTGTGTCACCCAAGTACCCAGGAGAGGGATGAGGATGGGGCACGAGTTGGGACAGAGATAGGAGTAGGCACATACATTTGGTAAGGTAGGCACATACATTTGGTAAGCTTTTACTGGGCTGCTGTGGTATGCTGTGAGCATCACCCTGGCCCTTTCATGGACCTAGTGTCCTCAAAGGAAGGAGACgatgaacaaaataaagacatGTCTAAATCAACTAATAATATGAAGGATGGCACTAGGTGCATGGGCTGCAGTGATGCCCATGGGCTGGGCTCCCTGGCCAGGCCAGGGAGTCGGGATCTGAAGGCAGAGAGGGGTATTCCTAGGAGAGGCCAGAGCAGTGCAGAGGCGGAAGCTGTGATGCTGTGCACGGGCACAAAGAGGAAGCAGCAATACTGAAGTGAGCATAGAACGGACAGCATGGTGTGCCTACAGCTGAGTGAGCCCAAGGGAGGTCTGAGAGGCAAAGAAGGGCCTAGGCTGAGGGACGGATTCCATTCTGAGCATCTGGAGGGTTgtgaactggggaggcagagcatACAGGAGAAACGGGATGAAGCAGACAGTTTGGGCTGGGTACAGGGAACTGAAAGCCAGAAATGGGGAAATGGCCAAAGACAGGTACAAAGAACTTGAGCAGATCAGCTGAGGCCTAGACAAGGGGGAGATGGCTGTCACGAAAGATGGCGAGATACATGACAGGTGGCAGACAGGGGACAGACAGGAGACTCAGCCACAGGAGGCCAAGGCAAAGAATCAGTAGAGTTCTTGTCCACTCAGTAAACACTGCACAAGTTCCACAGCGTGCTAGACTTTGGAAGGGAGCAGTAATATCTGAGATCTGGAggcctccttctgccttcctggAAGTTGACATTTTAGAGGGTGATGCTGTCTTGCATTCTAGCAGATCTGGGTCCTCAGGAGCTGGCAGCTGGCCCAGGCTGTGCTCTTGGCCGGGGACCCAGTAGGCCAAAGAGCACAGGAGCTCCTGGCCACTGTGACTACAATACCGACTTAGGCAGCCTGGAATGTCTTTCTTTCCAGTGTCGGtgccaggacaggaaagtagAGAGATGGCTGGCTCTGCTGGGCCCATCACTATTTGTAGGGCTCGTGGGTGTGTCTGAGGGGAAGTCTCAGAAAGAACTGTGCTGGGTTGCTGAGGATCAGAGTGGTGGAAGggacagagaagctgagagaatgGTGGGCTCATCTCtcagtgaagggagagagaggaagcccCTGGAATTCTTAGTAGGGCTCCTTGATACAGCTTGATATAGTTCCTTGGGGCTGCCTGGAACAAGCACTGACGGGGCAGCTCCGGCCTCTGTTTTGATTTTAGTTCTCTGTATTCTGCAATTCTCTATCCcccaacttatttatttacttctgtttgtttatgAAGCAGGGTCTTTCTATATAGTCTTGGCTTgcctggtatatatatatatatatatatatatatatatatatatatatatatatcttaggcTAGCTTCTATCTTTAAATAATCCTTCTGCCTTTAACCTCTTGAGGGTATTGGGCTGCCTCACTTTCTGTGTGGTAGGTAACAGGTTGCATCTTTCTGAGGTGGTTTGGGATGGGCAAAAGGCATAAGGTCCACAGCTTAGGTCAGAACCCAGGGAAGAGATCAGCCACAACCAAGCCATCCCCGCTGTCACCAACTATGATGGCTGTGTTAACCCTGTCCTGAGGGCTGCCTAgaaatcatgtgatttttatagCAACTAAGCACGGGTGCCAATCTGATATCTGTGGGATGGCACCTTCTTCCTTCAGGGAGTGCACGCGCACACAGGAGACCTTAGAGATCAAGAACTGATCACCCTCCTAGGGGCTCAAACTCAAAGGAATTTAGGGGACTACAAAAGAGTGAATGGGGAGGCGGCTTAAcaacagagtgcttgcctgataTTCCTGAGGCTCTAAGTTCAATCCATaatacttgaaaaagaaaaagaacaaatgaaccTCTCCCACCCCCCAGGGGTTGAAGCTCTGGCCTCATGCATGTTTGAGAGCTCTTTTTCCATTGAATTGCAGCTCCAGCTTTCTTgttacttttgagacaaggtctcagtaagTTCCCAGGCTTCCTTTCATCTCACTCTAAGCTCAGTCAGGCCTCGTACTTGAGATCCTACAGCCTCGGCTTCCCACGTAGCTGATATGTATCAGCTGAGTTACCCAGGCCCAGCTGGTGAAGAGGCTTCTGAGGTATGGCAGATCTAGTTACGAGCCACGAGTGTGAGCACCACAGAGTCCAGTTCTGAGTTCCTGCCAACTTTCCTTACCAGTCTGTGGGCTGAGTCATGAATCTAGTAATTGTGATTACTGTGGACACTACTTCAAGGACAGGTTACCGGCCACCAGTGCCTTCACTGTGAGCCCAGAAGGACATGGGTCAAGGGACTCACCTGGAAGCCCAGGCAGCGGCCGTAAAAGCAGCCTTTGTGTAGCGTGACATACTCTTGCAGGAAGTCAGCGGTGAGTCCTTCATCACCCTCAAAGAAGAGCACTCCTGGCCGGTTGATGGTTAGCAGGCGCTGGGCATAGTAGGCCATAGCACGGAGCTGGGTGAGGGCGGCCAGGTAGGCCTCCAGCTCTGCTAGGTTGTGGCTGGCACGGAAGAAGATACTTTTGCGGTTAGAGGCCACATAGCGGGATTTGTGTAGCAGGTGTGCCAGGCAGCAACGGGCCGTGTGCACCAAACTACGGTATCCGTTGGCTGGTGTCTCTGTGTCCAGGTCAAAATGGTGTGCCACACTCAACAGCTGGCCTAGGGTTGGTTCCAGCCCCAGTGCCTGTTCCCGAACACCTGCAAAGACATTGGACAGCCGCCGTGCTGTCTCTCCTGGGCCCTGGCTTGAGAAGAAGGCCATATTGTCTTCTGCGAGGGTCACCAGCGACTGTGTCATCGTGCGTAAATCCATGCTGTGTGAGAACGCTGAGGCTGTGGGAAGATGGGAAGGTCTGTGGTTACCCTTTGCTCTGTCAGGCCCAGGAGTCCAGGCCATTCCTCTCTTTCCCTAGGccaaccaagtattcaaacctaGGACCGTCCATGCTGTGATCTAGGAGTCCAAAGCCGAGCCCTTGCCTTCCTCAGGTCTGTCCCAATCCTCCTGGAGATGCAGGGGCCTTCCATtatcttctctctcacacatagaAATTTATGTCCTTGTCTTCTAGAAGTCTGTGGCCTCATCCTCTTTCTGCCTAGCAGCTGGGAGTCGAAGCCCTCAGACTGCGCAGaccctgcctgtgtctcctcTTCAGAATTGGAAACCTAACTGTCCATGTGTTTTGGCCTCCTTCCTGGATCTGGGAGTCCAATCTCCTGAGCCCTCTATTCCAGAGGCTGGcccaccctcttccttcttccttccaggtATTCAAGGGTGAACTCCTATCTTTGTTTACTGTCTTTGGACTTGTCCTTCTTGTTCTGGGAAGTCGGGATGCTTAGGCTCCCATTCTGAAGACCCACACATTCAAGCCCCACTCCAAGTCTCCTTCTCAGTCTCCTGGGGTTGCCTACAAACCCTTCCCTTCTAACAATGGCTGGGAATGTTAATCCCCGAGACCAGCCATTACTATCGCCTAGGACTGCCCTCTATACCTAGCCCTCCTTCTGAGCCCTATCCACAATACTAGCCTTTCTGCACCAGGGACTCATTCCTGGTCACTTAAGCCTTCCCTCCTTGTTCTCCTGTAGGATTCCCTAAACCCAGCATCCCTTCTTTGGATGGTCTCCTAGCTTTCAGCCTTGCCCACCTGCCTTAGACTACACTGTTCCATTCTCCTGCCTGAAACAGCAGTTCAAATAGCTAATACATATTCATCTCTCTAGCCAAACCCATGTTACGGTTTAGACTGCTCCCAAAGACCCTGGATGCACTGGTTCTGACATCCTGGAACTAAGGATCATCAAGGAGCATAATTACAGAGCCTACTTAATCACTGATTTCTAAGTCCTACATACAGAACATTTCTCCTAGGACTCTCGAAGCTCAGCTTCTATCTGTTCTTCAAAGTCTGGCTCCATGCTTGGCTCGGCTTTCCACATTTAGGGTCCTTTGTGACCTTCCTCCAGCGTCTCCTTAGGTATTCCTGCTATTTAAACTTAAATACCACATCTTGGGTAAGTTGCCCTTGACACCTTGGTAGGGACATTACAACCTTCCTGAGTGATTTGTTTCCCCCCTCTGGAAGTCTAGGGCCCTGCCTGGCTCCTGGATTTGCAACCCCTTGTTTCCCTAGAAGACAgtgtctcctctcccctccaggccctgggttctgtctctTAGTTGGGCCTGCACTcacccctccctggcctcttCCGACTGGAGCTCCCCAAGCTGGCACAGCAGGTCTGTGGCTAGTGCCAGTAGCAGCCTGGGGCGATAAACTGGGGGAGGGACCAGTGGGGTAGGGTGTGGCCACTGCTTCACCTCCCATCCAGAAAGGCTAGTGAGAACCACATGCTGTAAACAGAGCCCAGAGTTCAACTCCTTGCCCCTCCTGCCTGCTGGACAGGCAGCTCAACAGTCCTCCTGCTAGGTTCttcctcagagccctggatccCTGTCCCCTCAGTCCCTCCTTGCTTACACCAGGGAGCTCAGGCCCAGGCTCTCCTTGCTCAGAGATGGGTCTAGCCCCCAGCCTCTCCTTCCTCAGACTCGGGGATCCAGTTCCGGTCTTCTCCCTTAGGACCCAGGAATCCCAAGCTTTAGTCCTGAACacactgtcccctctcccccagaaagctgtcctctcctctcccccaagtGGATTCAGGGAGCCAAAGGCTTAGTGATGCcaattcctcccccccccaccccccaccccctgagacTGGCCCTGGCACAGATGTCTCCAGCTGTTAGGGAAAAGAAGTGGCCAGCCCtgatgtccccccacccccacccccggggaGTCCAAAAGCCGATTAAGGGCATTACCAAACTCAGCCAGGGGCCTGAGTCACAGGCCCTACTGGGTGCTATTCTTACGTGCACATCCTTGGCTTACCTGTAACTTCCACAGCCCACCCTGCAGATAGCCCAGGTAACATGGGGAGACCAAGGCTCAGATACTTTCGCAGGGTCTTCCGCAAGCTCCTCACCCAGTGGGCTCTCTCACCCTCAGGCCTCAGCTCGCGGTGGTCGCTCCCTTACCTCTCCCTACCCCTAAAGCCCACTCTCATTTACCCACTAAAGCTTACCTCAACCCTAGCACACTTGTacctttgcttttctgtctgtgtcCTCTAGGACGGACACAGATGGGTTTCTGTGGAGGCACAGAGCTCATCAAGTGGACTATGACTATTTAGGCAGAGCACAACATTAACAAATGACAATCAGCTATGGGGGCTTCCAAAGAGCCTGCTGTACATGGGAGGCTGAGAGGCAGCACATGTCTGCCTGTGGCCCTGGACTGTCATATTGATGAAGGGAGAGGATGGCCCCACGGCCCAGCACACTAGCAAATACGTGAAGGCCAGAGGCCGTGGCTGGGAACTGGGGAGAGGGTTGCACCTTCCCAGGACTTGCAGACAGGCAGCTGGAGCAGACCCTCAGGGGCGTTTAAGCTAAGCAGCTGTTACAGTGGGAAACTGGTCCAGGTCACTTGTTGGGTGACCTTAGCTTAGCTCTAAATTCTCCATCTGgaagctgctgagccattctgCCCACCCAGGGTGGGTGGACTGCTTCAGGAGCAGTCCTCATGggctttcttcccctcttcctcctgggactggAACCCGTGTGCTAAGCATGCGCTACTGTGAGCGCTATCTCTAGCCCAGGGAGGCAACGCACGCGTGATTTGCCCCCTGGCCTCACTGATGGGCCAGGGGTTGAGTTCTCTCCCATGCAGCCTGTCACTACCCTAATACACCATACGACTTTGTAATCATTATTTGTTCCGTCTCCCCATGAGACTGTCTGGACACCCCGAGTTCAGGGCCTTCTCTGTTGTGTTCTGCTCTTAGCTGGTACAATTTCCCACTTTCTAACCCTAGCTTCACTCCTTTGTCACACTGGATACCTTCTATTTGGCACAGTTCACTCTGCTAGGACTGACTGCCTTCCCACCCCAATGTAACATGTGGGGAGTACGGGGTTCGGACATCTTTTGAAGATGAACACCTTTGGAAGGACAAGTGATTGGGATGAAGCGGTAGGGAAGGAAGGGTTGGATCCTCCAAGCCCTTGTGACTTCAGGGCCCTGCTCTTTGCCCCATTCAAGGTTTCCCTGAAGACTGGGCTGGctggaggcagaagggaggggtACTGAGATTGCCAGAATCCCAGGCAGAGGGCACTGGGGTAGGGGCATACCCAGTGGGGACATGGGTGAGTATGGCAGGAGTGGGACAAAGGTAGGCCGAGGCGGGCCTGGCCACGGGGGAGGGGGACCTAGCCGACTATGACCCAGTCCTTTGCCCTGGAAGTTTTCCCTgctttggtgctgggaatcaaacgtGGAGACGaatgctagacaaatgctctgccactgagccctgctcccacctcctcCAGCCCTTTGCCCCGAGAAGTAACTTGTCAGCTGGGTCAGGCCTGGACTTTGGTCCCGGGGATGTGCCAGGTCAATGAACCTTCATGCTTCTTGACATGTctgaaggtatgtgtgtgtgtgtgcttgttagCCTGTGAGTATAAGTTTTATCTTAGATTTTCAGCTTGTATGGGGATGTGTTCCTGTGTTTATGACTCCATatcctggggctggggatgtagatCAGTTGGTGCAATACTTGCCTCACTCCACCTGGATATGGTCCCCAATTCTGTACAGACTGAGTGTGGGGGTGaatatttgtaattccagcactatggtggtggagacaagaggatctgaTGTTCAAAGTCATCTTGAACTAAatggtgagtttgaagccagcctgggatgtaTATATGATGCCCTACCTCTcaaatagcagcaacaacaataaaaacaacaagaatCTATGTACATGTTTGGGTGTGTCACGgtctccatgtgtgtttgtgtgggctgAGAACAGGACTCACTACTGGCTCAGGCAGAGAGCTCAGGGGTTATCCTGTCCAGTTCCCTCACCTATCCCCATCTACTGGACATCCGGGAGCATGGCACCCACCTCCACTACCTCCCCCTGGTCCTCACTCTGTGAGCCTCCTCTGACTTAAGCCTGTTTCCTGCAGAGCATCCAGAGGATCTTTTGAAAGCATAAGGCTGACCATGCCCTTCCAGTCCACCAATGCTTCCCCGCCTTCCTCCCAGATGAAGCTTCAGACTTGGGCATGGCCTTCTAATCTAACCTAGAGCCCACCTTGTCTGCCCCAGCTTCCTGACCCCAGcctcccccgccccgccccaggaCCTCTCTCTGCATTGTCAGGTGCTGCTCTTCCAgccctgctgttcctgctgctctgcTCTCCCCACCGCCCCTGCTTGGCAGCTGATGCTTGCCTGTCCATGAGTCTGATGTCTGATGAGATCATTttctcagaattttcttttttgaaagcaGGACACAttttctcatgtagcccaagccgGCTTCAGACTGACTGCGTACTCAGAGACTATAGGTAGGACTTTAAGCttctttctgatcctcctgcctccgcctccctacTTC comes from the Mus pahari chromosome 19, PAHARI_EIJ_v1.1, whole genome shotgun sequence genome and includes:
- the Lipe gene encoding hormone-sensitive lipase isoform X2 encodes the protein MDLRTMTQSLVTLAEDNMAFFSSQGPGETARRLSNVFAGVREQALGLEPTLGQLLSVAHHFDLDTETPANGYRSLVHTARCCLAHLLHKSRYVASNRKSIFFRASHNLAELEAYLAALTQLRAMAYYAQRLLTINRPGVLFFEGDEGLTADFLQEYVTLHKGCFYGRCLGFQFTPAIRPFLQTLSIGLVSFGEHYKRNETGLSVTASSLFTGGRFAIDPELRGAEFERIIQNLDVHFWKAFWNITEIEVLSSLANMASTTVRVSRLLSLPPEAFEMPFTSDPRLTVTISPPLAHTGPGPVLARLISYDLREGQDSKVLNSLAKPEGPRLELRPRPHQAPRSRALVVHIHGGGFVAQTSKSHEPYLKNWAQELGVPIFSIDYSLAPEAPFPRALEECFFAYCWAVKHCDLLGSTGERICLAGDSAGGNLCITVSLRAAAYGVRVPDGIMAAYPVTTLQSSASPSRLLSLMDPLLPLSVLSKCVSAYSGTEAEDHVDSDQKALGVMGLVQRDTSLFLRDLRLGASSWLNSFLELSGHKPQKTTSPTAESVRPAESMRRSVSEAALAQPEGLLGTDTLKKLTIKDLSNSEPSDSPEMSQSMETLGPSTPSDVNFFLRPGNSQEEAEAKDEVRPMDGVPRVRAAFPEGFHPRRSSQGVLHMPLYSAPIVKNPFMSPLLAPDSMLKTLPPVHLVACALDPMLDDSVMFARRLRDLGQPVTLKVVEDLPHGFLSLAALCRETRQATEFCVQRIRLILTPPAAPLN
- the Lipe gene encoding hormone-sensitive lipase isoform X1 — translated: MEPAVEPAPVGAQAAKQAKEGSKNRSRRRWRKGKIKASAFSHSMDLRTMTQSLVTLAEDNMAFFSSQGPGETARRLSNVFAGVREQALGLEPTLGQLLSVAHHFDLDTETPANGYRSLVHTARCCLAHLLHKSRYVASNRKSIFFRASHNLAELEAYLAALTQLRAMAYYAQRLLTINRPGVLFFEGDEGLTADFLQEYVTLHKGCFYGRCLGFQFTPAIRPFLQTLSIGLVSFGEHYKRNETGLSVTASSLFTGGRFAIDPELRGAEFERIIQNLDVHFWKAFWNITEIEVLSSLANMASTTVRVSRLLSLPPEAFEMPFTSDPRLTVTISPPLAHTGPGPVLARLISYDLREGQDSKVLNSLAKPEGPRLELRPRPHQAPRSRALVVHIHGGGFVAQTSKSHEPYLKNWAQELGVPIFSIDYSLAPEAPFPRALEECFFAYCWAVKHCDLLGSTGERICLAGDSAGGNLCITVSLRAAAYGVRVPDGIMAAYPVTTLQSSASPSRLLSLMDPLLPLSVLSKCVSAYSGTEAEDHVDSDQKALGVMGLVQRDTSLFLRDLRLGASSWLNSFLELSGHKPQKTTSPTAESVRPAESMRRSVSEAALAQPEGLLGTDTLKKLTIKDLSNSEPSDSPEMSQSMETLGPSTPSDVNFFLRPGNSQEEAEAKDEVRPMDGVPRVRAAFPEGFHPRRSSQGVLHMPLYSAPIVKNPFMSPLLAPDSMLKTLPPVHLVACALDPMLDDSVMFARRLRDLGQPVTLKVVEDLPHGFLSLAALCRETRQATEFCVQRIRLILTPPAAPLN
- the Lipe gene encoding hormone-sensitive lipase isoform X3: MTTMDPSSTSVSRPEWKPETQERPVTKPDPGPETTLTDHPASKMLQGSGTPQKQNLPNEPTAQQEAEFQQEQGSQQSTLLQKFLTPLAFSAPQQSSPNQKVHLDPPEAIPPNGPGTGKVCTTQKEPQLREEHMGMTKSGPAEPPLATEVETASTAQAVSGQDKKPSTQTNLVSQEGPEQSDPTAQQTPLVQGAKFKQGSLTESGFLTRLQELSIQQTSPEWKSFFDCVTESDTEKHLSSSSQSNAPKPSCGTVIPEMALLSKKKPEFEKMSGYGGKIPHGKKAILQKHKHYWDTASAFSHSMDLRTMTQSLVTLAEDNMAFFSSQGPGETARRLSNVFAGVREQALGLEPTLGQLLSVAHHFDLDTETPANGYRSLVHTARCCLAHLLHKSRYVASNRKSIFFRASHNLAELEAYLAALTQLRAMAYYAQRLLTINRPGVLFFEGDEGLTADFLQEYVTLHKGCFYGRCLGFQFTPAIRPFLQTLSIGLVSFGEHYKRNETGLSVTASSLFTGGRFAIDPELRGAEFERIIQNLDVHFWKAFWNITEIEVLSSLANMASTTVRVSRLLSLPPEAFEMPFTSDPRLTVTISPPLAHTGPGPVLARLISYDLREGQDSKVLNSLAKPEGPRLELRPRPHQAPRSRALVVHIHGGGFVAQTSKSHEPYLKNWAQELGVPIFSIDYSLAPEAPFPRALEECFFAYCWAVKHCDLLGSTGERICLAGDSAGGNLCITVSLRAAAYGVRVPDGIMAAYPVTTLQSSASPSRLLSLMDPLLPLSVLSKCVSAYSGTEAEDHVDSDQKALGVMGLVQRDTSLFLRDLRLGASSWLNSFLELSGHKPQKTTSPTAESVRPAESMRRSVSEAALAQPEGLLGTDTLKKLTIKDLSNSEPSDSPEMSQSMETLGPSTPSDVNFFLRPGNSQEEAEAKDEVRPMDGVPRVRAAFPEGFHPRRSSQGVLHMPLYSAPIVKNPFMSPLLAPDSMLKTLPPVHLVACALDPMLDDSVMFARRLRDLGQPVTLKVVEDLPHGFLSLAALCRETRQATEFCVQRIRLILTPPAAPLN